The following DNA comes from Desulfurococcus sp..
AGTCATGATAGAAAAGTTTATATAGAAGCCCTTACATGAGATATCCCTGGATTCTCTCGAGTGGTGATCTCCATGGCAGCTGAGCCTACTGGTATACCTGTACTGATATTAAAGGAGGGGACGCAGCGGACAGCGGGGAGAGACGCGTTAAGAGCTAATCTACTCGCTGCTAGAGCTGTTGCAGAAATGATTAAAACTACTTATGGGCCTAAAGGAATGGATAAAATGCTCGTTGATGCTCTTGGAGACGTCACTATAACTAATGATGGTGCAACAATACTTGATAAAGCTGAGATCCAGCATCCAGCAGCCAAAATGCTAGTCCAGGTCTCCAAGAGCCAGGATAGTGAGGTTGGAGATGGAACAAAGCGTGCAGTTATATTTGCAGGCGAGCTCTTAAAGAATGCTGAAGAACTACTCAACAAGAACATCCACCCGACAGTCATAATCTCCGGCTACAGGATAGCTATGGAGGAGGCGTTAAAGGCTCTCAGCGAGATAGCCGAGCCGTTAAACATAGCTGATGAGGAGCTATTGAAAAAGATTGCTAGAACCTCTCTCACAAGCAAAGCTGTTCATGATGCCCGCGAGTTCTTCGCTGAGATGGCTGTTAAAGCAGTAAAGCAGATTGTGGAGAAGAGAGGCGACAGGTACTACGTTGACCTCGACAACGTGCAGATAGTCAAGAAGTATGGTGGAGCACTACTAGACTCAATGCTGATTTCAGGTATAGTTCTAGATAAGGAGGTTGTTCACCCGGGAATGCCGAGGAGAGTAGAGAATGCTAGAATAGTACTCCTCGACGCCCCACTAGAAATAGAGAAACCAGAGATCGATGCAGAGATAAGGATAAGCGATCCCGAGCAGCTCGACAAGTTCCTGCAGCAGGAGGAAGAGATACTAATGAAGATGGTTGATAAGATTGCTAGTGTTGGTGCTAATGTTGTTGTATGCCAGAAGGGTATTGACGAGGTAGCCCAGCACTTCCTCGCCAAGAAAGGAATACTAGCAGTAAGAAGAGTAAAAAGAAGCGACCTAGAGAAACTTGAGAGAGCTACCGGAGGCAGAATTGTAAGCAACATTGACGACCTAACACCCGAGGATCTAGGCTATGCTGAGCTAGTAGAGGAGAGGAAGGTTGGAGAAGACAAGATGGTGTTCATTGAGGGATGTAAGAACCCGAGGGCTGTAAGCATAGTAATCAGAGGTGGATTAGAGAGGCTTGTAGATGAAGCTGAGAGAAGCCTGAGAGATGCTCTCTCATCTACAGCTGACGCTATAAGAGATGGAATGTTCGTGGCCGGTGGTGGAGCAGTAGAGGTCGAGCTAGCAAAACGCATCAGAAAGCTGGCTACTAGAATCGGGGGTAGAGAGCAGCTGGCAGTAGAAGCCTTCGCTAAAGCTCTAGAGGGACTAGTAACCACGTTAATCGAGAACGCCGGGTTAGACCCGATAGACGTCATGATGGATCTAAGAGCAGCCCACGAGAGAGATGATGGAAAGCACATTGGCGTAGACCTCTCAACCGGAGACCTCGTGAACATGAAGGAAAAGGGTGTTATAGAGCCTGTCAGCGTAATAGCCAACGCTATTAAAGCTGGCACAGAAGCCGCAACAATAATACT
Coding sequences within:
- the thsB gene encoding thermosome subunit beta; this translates as MAAEPTGIPVLILKEGTQRTAGRDALRANLLAARAVAEMIKTTYGPKGMDKMLVDALGDVTITNDGATILDKAEIQHPAAKMLVQVSKSQDSEVGDGTKRAVIFAGELLKNAEELLNKNIHPTVIISGYRIAMEEALKALSEIAEPLNIADEELLKKIARTSLTSKAVHDAREFFAEMAVKAVKQIVEKRGDRYYVDLDNVQIVKKYGGALLDSMLISGIVLDKEVVHPGMPRRVENARIVLLDAPLEIEKPEIDAEIRISDPEQLDKFLQQEEEILMKMVDKIASVGANVVVCQKGIDEVAQHFLAKKGILAVRRVKRSDLEKLERATGGRIVSNIDDLTPEDLGYAELVEERKVGEDKMVFIEGCKNPRAVSIVIRGGLERLVDEAERSLRDALSSTADAIRDGMFVAGGGAVEVELAKRIRKLATRIGGREQLAVEAFAKALEGLVTTLIENAGLDPIDVMMDLRAAHERDDGKHIGVDLSTGDLVNMKEKGVIEPVSVIANAIKAGTEAATIILRIDDVIAASKLEKKEETKKPGEEEKKEEE